One genomic window of Gammaproteobacteria bacterium includes the following:
- the gcvT gene encoding glycine cleavage system aminomethyltransferase GcvT, with translation MNARTPLYALHEAHGGKIVDFAGWDMPIHYGSQVQEHHQVRSDAGMFDVSHMVVVDLEGEQVIAFLRNLLANDVARLKTSGKALYSCMLNEAGGVIDDLIVYYMDDRWFRMVVNAGTREKDLAWINTQAAAFGVSVTERDELAMIAVQGPNARDRALSVMPPAVASASAELKRFFATDCEGWFVARTGYTGEDGFEVVLPAEQAAEFWSALANAGVKPIGLGARDTLRLEAGMNLYGNDMDESTTPLVAGLGWTVVLDDERDFIGKAVLVSQKAEGVPSKLVGLKLSGRGVLRSHQKVKLADGGEGETTSGTFSPTLGYAIAMARVPANIGATCEVEIRGKWVAAEVVKYPFVRDGKACN, from the coding sequence ATGAACGCACGCACCCCGTTGTACGCCCTCCATGAAGCCCACGGTGGCAAGATCGTCGATTTTGCAGGTTGGGATATGCCGATTCATTACGGCTCGCAAGTCCAAGAACATCATCAAGTACGCAGCGATGCGGGTATGTTTGACGTCTCCCACATGGTGGTGGTGGATCTCGAAGGCGAACAGGTGATTGCCTTTTTGCGTAACCTGCTCGCTAACGATGTGGCACGGCTGAAAACTTCGGGCAAGGCGCTCTACAGCTGCATGTTGAACGAAGCCGGTGGCGTGATTGACGATCTGATCGTCTACTACATGGACGACCGCTGGTTCCGCATGGTGGTGAACGCCGGTACCCGCGAAAAAGATCTCGCGTGGATCAACACACAAGCCGCTGCCTTTGGCGTGAGTGTCACGGAACGCGACGAGCTGGCCATGATCGCGGTGCAAGGCCCCAACGCGCGGGATCGGGCGTTGTCGGTGATGCCCCCCGCAGTGGCCAGCGCCTCTGCGGAACTGAAACGTTTTTTTGCCACCGACTGCGAGGGTTGGTTTGTGGCGCGCACCGGCTACACCGGCGAAGACGGTTTCGAGGTGGTGTTGCCCGCAGAGCAGGCGGCGGAGTTTTGGTCGGCGTTGGCTAACGCCGGAGTAAAACCGATTGGTCTCGGCGCACGGGACACCTTGCGTTTGGAAGCGGGCATGAACCTTTACGGCAACGACATGGACGAAAGCACCACGCCGCTGGTGGCGGGGCTGGGGTGGACGGTGGTGCTGGACGACGAACGTGATTTTATCGGCAAAGCGGTGTTGGTAAGCCAAAAAGCCGAGGGTGTGCCGAGTAAGCTGGTGGGGCTGAAATTGAGTGGGCGCGGTGTGTTGCGCTCGCATCAAAAAGTGAAGCTGGCCGATGGCGGTGAAGGTGAAACCACCAGCGGTACCTTTTCGCCTACGCTGGGTTACGCCATTGCGATGGCGCGGGTTCCAGCCAACATCGGTGCAACTTGCGAGGTGGAAATTCGGGGTAAATGGGTTGCC